The following coding sequences are from one Sciurus carolinensis chromosome 11, mSciCar1.2, whole genome shotgun sequence window:
- the LOC124958179 gene encoding 39S ribosomal protein L13, mitochondrial-like, protein MSSFSPAHQQWATFARIWYLLDGKMQPPGKLAALASIKLQGLHKPVYHQLSDCGDHVVIINARHIAFSENKWEQKVYSSHTGSPGGFRQVTAAQHHQKDAVAIVKSAIHGMLSKNLHRRTMMQRLHLFPDEDIPEYTLKNVVEELPQPRKIPKCLDEYTQEEAEAFPGVWSLPEDYWI, encoded by the coding sequence ATGTCTAGCTTCTCTCCGGCACACCAGCAATGGGCCACTTTTGCTCGAATATGGTATCTCTTAGATGGGAAAATGCAGCCTCCTGGTAAACTTGCTGCTTTAGCATCAATAAAACTTCAAGGATTACATAAACCTGTGTACCATCAGCTGAGTGACTGTGGAGACCACGTTGTCATAATAAACGCAAGACACATTGcattttctgaaaacaaatgGGAACAAAAAGTATACTCCTCACACACTGGCTCTCCAGGTGGATTTAGACAAGTCACTGCTGCTCAACATCACCAGAAGGATGCAGTGGCAATTGTAAAATCAGCTATTCATGGCATGCTGTCAAAAAACCTTCACAGAAGAACAATGATGCAAAGGTTGCATCTTTTTCCAGATGAGGATATTCCAGAGTATACTCTTAAGAATGTAGTGGAAGAGCTTCCTCAGCCTCGGAAAATTCCAAAATGTCTAGATGAGTACACCCAGGAAGAAGCAGAGGCTTTCCCAGGAGTGTGGTCCCTACCTGAAGATTATTGGATATAG